The Littorina saxatilis isolate snail1 linkage group LG13, US_GU_Lsax_2.0, whole genome shotgun sequence genome contains a region encoding:
- the LOC138945410 gene encoding uncharacterized protein, with the protein MSKRPTKRPGRPSKQPPKRFRDEEAEGEDEMGVKESLTQLLAEQKALRKEIAEIRAAKTPAPEASPAGSTTSTGGKSNSGMAGHSGHSGEQSNTSGTQAWATGNQKMLPIDLHVPKTIKEKIWSGVAVRFAILLPADPKEMLEEDSDEDDEDKKKKKKKKEKKLLTFTEWVKAWNIYTTILQDRAKEVHRGLGAHFARVCTLHELQGNWRDYDYRYRLAIAAGERAWGDSDADLFATTRLEPATQTHDGGKKKPQGGAGGKTGSGNPAKVGGFCFQFNEQGSCSRPNCGFKHFCSQCGGQHAIRKCSAKGHPFRAGRGGKEAGEGKK; encoded by the coding sequence ATGTCGAAGCGTCCAACCAAGCGACCGGGGCGTCCCTCAAAGCAGCCCCCGAAGAGGTTTCGAGACGAGGAGGCTGAAGGAGAGGACGAAATGGGCGTGAAGGAGTCGCTAACCCAGCTCCTTGCTGAGCAGAAGGCCCTGAGGAAGGAGATTGCGGAGATTCGGGCCGCCAAGACGCCGGCGCCTGAGGCATCGCCCGCAGGATCGACCACCTCTACGGGTGGAAAATCCAACTCAGGCATGGCTGGGCACTCTGGACACTCCGGTGAGCAATCTAACACTAGCGGTACACAGGCGTGGGCAACCGGCAACCAGAAAATGTTGCCCATTGACCTACACGTGCCAAAGACAATAAAGGAAAAGATCTGGAGCGGTGTGGCGGTTAGGTTCGCAATACTCCTGCCCGCGGACCCGAAGGAAATGCTGGAGGAGGACTCGGATGAGGACGAtgaagacaaaaagaagaagaagaagaagaaagaaaagaaactgtTAACCTTCACAGAGTGGGTGAAGGCCTGGAACATTTATACCACTATACTACAGGACAGAGCGAAAGAGGTACACAGGGGCCTGGGTGCCCACTTTGCTCGGGTGTGTACCCTGCATGAGCTGCAGGGCAATTGGCGGGACTATGACTACCGCTACCGGCTCGCAATTGCTGCAGGAGAAAGGGCATGGGGGGACAGCGACGCGGACCTGTTCGCCACCACCCGCTTAGAGCCTGCCACCCAGACCCATGACGGGGGAAAGAAGAAGCCGCAGGGTGGCGCAGGGGGGAAGACTGGAAGTGGAAACCCAGCCAAAGTGGGGGGCTTCTGCTTCCAGTTCAATGAACAGGGGTCTTGCAGCCGCCCCAATTGTGGCTTCAAGCACTTTTGCTCGCAGTGTGGGGGGCAACACGCAATCCGAAAATGCAGCGCCAAAGGGCACCCCTTTCGAGCGGGACGGGGGGGAAAAGAAGCAGGAGAAGGAAAGAAATGA